From Rudanella lutea DSM 19387, a single genomic window includes:
- a CDS encoding helix-turn-helix domain-containing protein: protein MPAPVNEKLLLATDFVLHTRHNVFLTGKAGTGKTTFLHQIKGAAVKRLAVVAPTGVAAINAGGVTIHSLFQLPFGPLTPGATTREGRKFNRDKIRLLRTLDLLIIDEISMVRADVLDGIDEVLRRYRNPNVPFGGVQLLMIGDMQQLPPVIRDDDWALLRPYYDTGYFFGSRALREIPYVSIELTHIYRQADERFITLLNAIREKTISSAQLADLNQRYIADFRPADDAGYITLSTHNNTAQQINSTRLAELPGQEYAFEATTTGDFPASAYPTESELTLKVGAQVMFIKNDISREKLYYNGKIGRVLRIDEEDGVIYVEGQADGDTIMVTPAEWQNIRYTLDPATKEITAEVIGTFTQYPLRLAWAITIHKSQGLTFERAIIDASAAFAHGQVYVALSRCKTLDGLVLRTPIPSSSIKTEQTLEVFHEQVQQQTPTEQHLHEAKRLNQETLLDELFSFEHASTLLYRCRREVNTHGASFSDELAPALEALENELRPKARDIGRRFAQQLPHYFAQEPLPEANEALQERVRKAAAYFGPLLANDLLPALEQAPTDSDNKAVREALLDVMDELERELFVKLKCFERCAEGFDALGYLQARNHAELDFKPSRKRLEKATESGGSNRDDLYKALVRWRDEMAAEHNTTGYMVLPTKTIVELVKTRPNSTAELLAIKGFGKTKVKQIGPDIMRILDAYRSGTGTTRSGTKPAKADKEPTHETTIRLLLTGLSPQAIADKRGLSLSTIETHLTQAIKAGQVPVESLVAADTIDRIRAFVRANQGLKTSEIRAGLNNSVSFGEIRMVVAAGV from the coding sequence CGGCACGGGTAAAACCACGTTCCTGCACCAGATCAAAGGGGCGGCTGTGAAGCGATTGGCCGTTGTGGCGCCAACGGGTGTAGCCGCTATCAACGCGGGGGGTGTTACCATTCACTCGCTGTTTCAGCTGCCGTTTGGGCCACTCACGCCCGGTGCTACCACCCGCGAGGGCCGCAAATTCAACCGCGACAAAATCAGGCTGCTGCGCACCCTCGACCTCCTGATTATCGACGAAATCAGTATGGTACGGGCCGATGTGCTAGACGGAATTGATGAGGTGCTGCGCCGGTACCGCAACCCCAACGTACCGTTTGGTGGGGTCCAACTGCTCATGATCGGCGATATGCAGCAGCTACCGCCCGTAATCCGCGACGACGACTGGGCCTTGCTCCGCCCCTATTACGACACGGGCTACTTTTTCGGGAGCCGGGCCCTGCGCGAAATTCCGTACGTGAGTATCGAGCTGACCCATATTTACCGGCAAGCCGACGAGCGGTTTATCACCCTGCTCAACGCCATCCGGGAAAAAACCATCAGTTCCGCCCAGTTGGCCGACCTCAACCAACGGTACATTGCCGATTTCCGCCCGGCCGACGACGCGGGCTACATTACCCTCTCGACCCACAACAACACGGCCCAACAGATCAACAGCACCCGGCTCGCCGAACTGCCGGGGCAGGAGTACGCGTTTGAAGCCACCACCACGGGCGATTTTCCGGCTTCGGCCTACCCTACTGAGTCGGAGCTGACGCTCAAAGTGGGCGCGCAGGTGATGTTTATCAAAAACGACATCTCCCGCGAGAAACTGTACTACAACGGCAAAATTGGGCGGGTACTCCGCATTGATGAGGAAGACGGGGTGATTTATGTGGAGGGGCAGGCCGACGGCGATACTATCATGGTGACGCCTGCCGAGTGGCAAAACATTCGCTACACCCTCGACCCGGCAACCAAGGAAATTACGGCCGAGGTCATCGGCACCTTTACGCAATACCCGCTCCGGCTGGCGTGGGCCATCACGATTCACAAAAGTCAGGGCCTTACGTTTGAGCGGGCCATTATCGATGCGTCGGCGGCTTTTGCGCACGGGCAGGTGTACGTGGCCCTGAGCCGCTGCAAAACCCTCGACGGGCTGGTTCTCCGCACGCCGATTCCGTCGAGCAGCATCAAAACTGAGCAAACGCTGGAGGTTTTTCACGAACAGGTGCAGCAGCAAACGCCCACCGAGCAACACCTGCACGAGGCCAAGCGGCTCAATCAGGAAACACTGCTGGACGAGCTCTTTTCGTTTGAACATGCCAGTACGCTTCTGTACCGGTGTCGGCGCGAGGTAAACACCCACGGAGCCAGTTTCTCCGACGAACTCGCGCCCGCCCTCGAAGCGCTCGAAAACGAACTACGCCCCAAAGCCCGCGACATTGGCCGCCGGTTTGCGCAGCAACTCCCCCATTATTTTGCACAAGAACCCCTCCCCGAAGCCAACGAGGCGCTTCAGGAACGGGTACGCAAGGCGGCCGCTTACTTCGGTCCGCTACTGGCCAACGACCTGCTCCCGGCTCTCGAACAGGCCCCGACCGACTCCGACAACAAAGCCGTGCGGGAGGCTCTGCTCGACGTGATGGACGAGCTGGAGCGCGAACTGTTTGTGAAGCTGAAGTGCTTTGAGCGGTGTGCCGAGGGGTTCGATGCGCTCGGGTACCTGCAAGCCCGCAACCATGCCGAACTAGACTTCAAACCCAGTCGCAAACGGCTCGAAAAAGCTACCGAATCGGGCGGCAGCAACCGCGACGATCTGTACAAGGCCCTGGTGCGCTGGCGCGATGAAATGGCCGCCGAACATAACACCACCGGCTACATGGTGCTACCTACCAAGACCATTGTGGAACTGGTAAAAACCCGACCCAACTCGACGGCCGAGCTGCTGGCTATCAAAGGATTTGGCAAAACCAAGGTAAAGCAAATCGGCCCCGATATTATGCGGATTCTGGACGCGTACCGGAGTGGCACAGGCACAACCCGCTCAGGCACCAAACCAGCCAAAGCCGATAAAGAGCCCACGCACGAAACCACCATCCGCCTGTTACTCACCGGGTTGTCGCCCCAGGCCATTGCCGATAAACGGGGGCTGTCGCTCTCGACTATCGAAACCCACCTCACTCAGGCGATTAAAGCCGGTCAGGTGCCGGTGGAGTCGCTCGTTGCGGCCGACACCATCGACCGGATTCGGGCGTTTGTACGAGCTAACCAGGGGTTGAAAACAAGCGAAATCAGAGCTGGGCTAAACAATTCGGTGTCGTTTGGCGAAATCCGAATGGTGGTCGCGGCTGGTGTTTAG
- a CDS encoding succinate dehydrogenase/fumarate reductase iron-sulfur subunit: MNFTLRIWRQKNANTPGKFVSYAVNDVSADMSFLETLDVLNGALIRRGEDIIAFDHDCREGICGSCSLYVNGRPHGPQTGGAVCMLHMRSFLDDSTIVVEPWRARAFPIIKDLSTDRTAFDRIVQAGGYISVGTGSAPDANEIAIPRETQEASMDAAACIACGACVAACKNASAMLFVGAQVTKFALLPQGQPERKKRAERMVAQMDAEGFGACSFTGACSVECPASIPLDVITRLNREYLGAKLTSENET, translated from the coding sequence ATGAACTTTACGCTCAGAATCTGGCGACAGAAAAACGCCAATACCCCCGGCAAATTTGTGTCGTACGCCGTGAACGATGTTTCGGCGGATATGTCGTTTCTGGAAACCCTCGATGTACTCAACGGGGCGCTTATCCGGCGGGGCGAAGACATCATTGCTTTCGATCACGACTGCCGCGAGGGCATCTGTGGTTCCTGCTCGCTCTACGTCAACGGTCGGCCGCACGGCCCCCAAACGGGTGGCGCGGTATGTATGCTGCATATGCGCTCGTTTCTCGACGACAGCACCATTGTGGTCGAACCCTGGCGGGCGCGGGCTTTCCCGATCATCAAAGACTTATCGACCGACCGCACGGCCTTCGACCGGATTGTGCAGGCGGGTGGGTACATCTCCGTGGGTACGGGCTCGGCCCCCGACGCCAACGAGATCGCCATTCCACGCGAAACCCAGGAGGCTTCGATGGATGCGGCTGCCTGTATTGCCTGTGGGGCCTGTGTGGCGGCCTGTAAAAACGCGTCGGCCATGCTGTTTGTGGGAGCGCAGGTGACCAAGTTTGCCTTATTGCCACAGGGGCAACCCGAACGCAAAAAACGGGCTGAGCGCATGGTGGCGCAGATGGACGCCGAGGGCTTCGGGGCGTGTTCGTTTACGGGTGCCTGCTCGGTAGAGTGCCCGGCTTCGATTCCGCTCGATGTGATTACCCGCCTGAACCGCGAGTACCTTGGGGCTAAGCTTACCTCCGAAAACGAGACCTAA
- the treZ gene encoding malto-oligosyltrehalose trehalohydrolase — translation MNEQLEVVAEGGGRWEEKQADEWLFGQTTDRRQIGVSFLADGRAQVMVWAPRARWVDLAIEGNPDSLPLDKEKFGYWCLTTDQLRPGDRYRFVLHGPEGTPPLYRPDPASLAQPEGVHGPSQAVDTRQFYWEDACWVNPPLSSYLIYEIHTGTFTPEGTFAGIEQKLDYLKALGVNAIEIMPIAEFPGNRNWGYDGVLGFAAHHAYGGAKALHHLVNACHYRGMAVVLDVVYNHFGPEGNYLDDFGPYLTDQYQTPWGKAVNFDDAWCDGVRRYVIENALMWLRDFHIDALRLDAVHAIKDFGPVHILRELRQHVDALTASTGRTHYLIVESDLNDPRVISPLAEQGYGMDAQWVDEFHHALRVTGGGERTGYYADFQKIYHLSKSYIDAYAYDGQFSAVRQKRFGLRADRNPGHQFIVFSQNHDQVGNRKGGERSSQLFSFDMLKLMAGAVLVSPFIPMLFMGEEWGETNPFFYFVHHSDPALIRAVQEGRQKEFEAFYDGGQMPDPQSQSTFRQSSLQWSLPTQEPHQTLLRYYQCLIAIRKQLPALHHLSRRHLRAMPDEANQTLVLHRWHTETHVLCLMNFSKEIRLIALPDGEHRWQKLFDSSAEEWQGLDQAGPSPSPESVVSGEAIPVRPESMVLYGRGHERLHLAMHTFYSYSTR, via the coding sequence ATGAACGAGCAACTTGAAGTCGTTGCCGAGGGCGGTGGTCGGTGGGAAGAAAAACAGGCCGACGAATGGCTATTCGGTCAAACAACCGACCGCCGTCAAATTGGCGTGAGCTTTTTGGCCGATGGCCGGGCGCAGGTTATGGTGTGGGCACCCCGTGCCCGTTGGGTCGATTTGGCCATTGAAGGAAACCCCGATTCCCTGCCCCTCGATAAAGAAAAGTTTGGGTACTGGTGCCTCACTACCGATCAGCTCCGACCCGGCGACCGCTATCGGTTTGTGCTGCACGGCCCCGAAGGCACTCCGCCCCTGTACCGACCCGACCCGGCTTCGCTGGCGCAGCCCGAGGGGGTACACGGCCCCTCGCAGGCGGTAGATACCCGTCAGTTTTACTGGGAAGATGCCTGTTGGGTCAATCCGCCCCTGTCGTCGTACCTGATCTACGAAATTCATACGGGCACGTTTACGCCCGAAGGCACGTTTGCAGGCATCGAGCAAAAACTCGATTACCTCAAAGCGTTGGGTGTCAATGCGATTGAGATTATGCCGATTGCTGAGTTTCCGGGTAATCGTAATTGGGGCTACGATGGCGTGCTGGGCTTCGCAGCGCATCATGCCTACGGGGGGGCTAAGGCCCTGCACCATCTGGTCAATGCCTGCCACTACCGGGGAATGGCCGTGGTACTCGACGTAGTGTACAACCATTTCGGGCCGGAGGGCAATTACCTCGATGACTTTGGCCCGTACCTCACCGATCAGTACCAGACGCCCTGGGGTAAGGCCGTTAATTTCGACGATGCCTGGTGCGATGGGGTCCGGCGGTATGTGATCGAAAATGCACTTATGTGGCTGCGCGATTTTCATATCGACGCCCTGCGGCTTGATGCCGTGCACGCGATTAAAGACTTTGGCCCGGTGCATATTCTGCGCGAACTCCGGCAGCATGTCGATGCGCTCACGGCTAGTACCGGCCGCACCCATTACCTGATTGTAGAGAGCGATCTCAACGACCCCCGTGTGATTAGCCCATTGGCTGAGCAGGGCTACGGAATGGATGCGCAGTGGGTCGACGAGTTTCATCACGCCCTGCGCGTAACCGGGGGCGGGGAGCGAACCGGCTACTACGCCGATTTTCAGAAAATTTATCACCTCTCCAAATCATATATTGACGCCTACGCCTACGACGGGCAGTTTTCGGCGGTGCGACAAAAGCGGTTTGGCCTCCGGGCCGACCGTAACCCAGGCCATCAGTTTATCGTGTTTTCGCAAAATCACGATCAGGTTGGCAACCGAAAAGGTGGCGAACGGTCGAGTCAGTTGTTTAGCTTCGACATGCTCAAACTGATGGCCGGGGCCGTGCTGGTGAGTCCGTTTATCCCGATGCTGTTTATGGGCGAGGAATGGGGCGAAACAAATCCGTTCTTCTACTTCGTGCACCACTCTGATCCGGCGCTTATTCGGGCCGTGCAGGAGGGGCGCCAGAAAGAGTTTGAGGCTTTTTACGATGGCGGTCAGATGCCCGACCCCCAAAGCCAGAGCACGTTTCGGCAGAGCAGCCTACAGTGGAGCCTGCCTACGCAGGAGCCGCACCAGACCCTACTGCGGTATTATCAGTGCCTCATTGCTATTCGGAAACAACTGCCGGCTCTGCATCACCTGAGTCGGCGGCATTTGCGGGCCATGCCCGACGAGGCCAATCAGACCCTGGTGTTGCACCGCTGGCATACCGAGACCCACGTGCTCTGTCTGATGAATTTCTCGAAGGAGATCCGTTTGATTGCGCTGCCCGATGGCGAGCACCGCTGGCAAAAACTATTCGACTCATCGGCCGAGGAGTGGCAGGGGCTGGACCAAGCCGGTCCGAGTCCCTCGCCCGAGAGCGTGGTTTCGGGCGAGGCAATACCCGTGCGGCCTGAGTCGATGGTACTCTACGGCCGGGGTCATGAGCGGTTGCATCTGGCGATGCACACTTTCTATAGCTACTCAACACGATGA
- a CDS encoding family 1 glycosylhydrolase: protein MHTHVPTFATNAQPLALWGGLECTVNRVGDQYGDQVVRTGHHDRLDDLGKLADLGLRTLRYPILWERTAPHHPDQPDWRWADQRLHRLRKLRIRPIVGLVHHGCGPRYATFEQTAFERHLPRYARQVAERYPWVDAYTPINEPLTTARFSGLYGFWYPHGQSDRLFVDLLLRQCRATVRAMREIRQVRPDAQLVQTDDLGYTHASPAFGYQADFENERRWLAWDLLSGRVTPGHALWNYLRRSGATEGHLWFHVENPCPPSVIGVNHYVTSERYLFPDRNSPTGYGDTEVVRAAPEQRLGLGNLLVQAWERYQRPIAVTEAHLGCTVDEQMRWLAESWQQAEWARRQGADIRAVTAWALFGLYDWHCLLTRCENRYEPGVFHVADGQPQHTDLSRMVQQLAQGTPVEQLAPAGLGWWQVEEIESLI, encoded by the coding sequence ATGCACACACACGTACCGACCTTCGCTACCAACGCTCAGCCACTGGCGTTGTGGGGTGGCCTCGAATGCACCGTCAATCGGGTAGGCGACCAGTATGGCGATCAGGTTGTCCGAACCGGGCATCACGACCGACTCGACGATCTGGGGAAACTGGCCGATCTGGGTCTCCGTACGTTGCGCTACCCCATCTTGTGGGAACGCACCGCCCCGCACCACCCCGACCAACCCGACTGGCGCTGGGCCGACCAACGGTTGCACCGCTTGCGCAAGCTCCGGATTCGGCCCATTGTAGGGCTGGTGCATCACGGCTGCGGGCCCCGGTACGCTACGTTTGAACAGACGGCGTTTGAACGGCACCTGCCCCGGTACGCCCGGCAAGTAGCCGAACGGTATCCGTGGGTAGATGCGTACACACCCATCAATGAGCCGCTGACAACGGCCCGGTTTTCGGGGCTTTACGGATTTTGGTATCCGCACGGGCAGTCGGATCGGCTGTTTGTCGATCTGTTGCTGCGGCAGTGCCGGGCCACGGTGCGGGCCATGCGCGAAATTCGGCAGGTACGGCCCGATGCCCAACTGGTGCAGACCGACGATCTCGGCTACACGCACGCTTCGCCCGCGTTTGGGTATCAGGCCGATTTTGAGAACGAACGGCGTTGGCTGGCGTGGGATTTGCTGAGTGGCCGCGTCACCCCCGGCCATGCGCTGTGGAATTACCTCCGCCGGTCGGGGGCAACGGAAGGGCACCTTTGGTTCCATGTCGAAAATCCCTGCCCACCCTCAGTAATTGGGGTCAACCATTACGTGACGAGTGAGCGCTACCTGTTTCCCGACCGCAACTCACCTACTGGCTACGGTGATACCGAGGTGGTTCGGGCCGCCCCTGAGCAACGCCTGGGTCTTGGCAATCTGTTGGTACAGGCGTGGGAGCGGTACCAACGCCCTATAGCCGTAACGGAGGCTCATCTGGGCTGCACCGTCGATGAACAGATGCGTTGGCTGGCCGAAAGCTGGCAACAGGCCGAGTGGGCCCGTCGGCAGGGAGCCGATATACGGGCCGTGACCGCCTGGGCTTTGTTTGGCCTCTACGACTGGCATTGCCTGCTTACCCGCTGCGAAAACCGCTACGAACCGGGTGTTTTCCATGTGGCCGATGGCCAACCGCAACACACCGACCTGAGCCGTATGGTGCAGCAACTGGCCCAAGGTACTCCCGTCGAACAACTGGCCCCCGCTGGTCTGGGCTGGTGGCAGGTCGAAGAAATTGAGAGTCTGATTTGA
- a CDS encoding DUF892 family protein: MDEFMEHTIQDLYSAEQQALEAMPQLAERVQNDKLRQAFTTHMRETEQQLQRLEQIAQQLGIEPEGEVCLAMQGLIEEAQDLIDQLEDGELADAAIIGAAQKMEHYEIASYGTARTLAQQAGQQQVAELLEQTLNEEKATDEKLTVIATSGVNQQAAQK, from the coding sequence ATGGACGAATTCATGGAGCACACCATTCAGGATCTGTACTCCGCCGAACAGCAGGCACTGGAAGCCATGCCCCAATTGGCCGAGCGGGTTCAAAACGACAAGCTTCGGCAGGCATTTACCACCCACATGCGCGAAACGGAGCAGCAGCTTCAACGACTGGAGCAGATTGCCCAGCAGTTGGGTATCGAGCCTGAGGGCGAGGTGTGCCTGGCCATGCAGGGACTCATTGAAGAGGCACAGGACCTGATTGATCAGCTCGAAGATGGCGAACTGGCCGATGCCGCCATTATTGGCGCTGCCCAGAAAATGGAGCATTACGAAATAGCCAGCTACGGCACCGCCCGGACCCTGGCGCAGCAAGCCGGGCAGCAGCAGGTTGCCGAACTACTGGAGCAAACGCTCAACGAAGAGAAAGCAACCGACGAAAAGCTGACGGTGATTGCTACGAGTGGGGTGAACCAGCAGGCCGCCCAGAAATAG
- a CDS encoding cytochrome P450: MATIPREKSIDSSIALIRDGFRFIQKRCQHHHSDVFSIRFLFQPAIYPTGEEGTRLCYDTSRFVRKGAIQHPLLGEQSAPTLDDEQHRQRKQLFMAILAPDSIRVLLKHMADGWQTATKRWARTHEPVVLMQETQQLLCRAACDWVGIPLPNREVARRSRDMARMIDAFGGVGLRHLRGRWARYQTERWARHFVEQVRKGNQLVATDSPAHRIATHREPNEQGKMRHLPAQLAGVELINLMRPTVAISWYITFAALALHEHPTWRQRLQTATDTELGWFADEVRRNYPVAPMTGAWQEFAEYAPTPFNLTPPGGGDYLGGHRYPGEAITLEAIKLALRFLTRQITYEVPPQNLHFSLSRKPTHPQSGFVMTNIRLMSETR; the protein is encoded by the coding sequence ATGGCAACGATTCCCCGTGAAAAGAGCATTGATAGTTCAATAGCTCTGATCCGCGACGGCTTTCGGTTTATCCAAAAGCGCTGCCAACACCATCATTCCGATGTGTTCAGCATCCGTTTCCTGTTCCAACCCGCCATCTACCCGACGGGCGAAGAGGGTACGCGCCTGTGTTACGACACCTCCCGGTTCGTCCGGAAAGGTGCCATCCAGCATCCCCTGCTGGGCGAACAAAGTGCCCCGACGCTCGACGATGAGCAGCACCGGCAGCGCAAACAGTTGTTCATGGCGATTCTGGCCCCTGACAGTATCCGGGTGCTCCTGAAACACATGGCCGACGGTTGGCAAACGGCTACCAAACGCTGGGCTCGTACCCACGAACCTGTGGTTCTGATGCAAGAAACCCAGCAGTTACTTTGTCGGGCAGCCTGCGATTGGGTCGGGATTCCGCTGCCCAACCGCGAGGTGGCTCGCCGAAGCCGCGACATGGCCCGGATGATTGATGCGTTTGGGGGCGTAGGGCTCCGTCACCTGCGTGGGCGGTGGGCACGCTACCAAACCGAGCGCTGGGCCCGGCATTTTGTTGAGCAGGTTCGAAAGGGCAATCAGCTGGTAGCTACCGACTCGCCCGCGCACCGGATAGCTACCCACCGCGAACCGAATGAACAGGGTAAGATGCGGCATCTGCCTGCACAACTCGCCGGGGTTGAGCTGATCAACCTGATGCGGCCCACGGTGGCTATCTCGTGGTATATCACGTTTGCAGCTCTCGCCCTGCACGAACACCCGACCTGGCGACAACGCCTACAAACCGCTACTGATACAGAATTGGGTTGGTTTGCCGACGAGGTACGCCGGAATTACCCCGTTGCGCCCATGACCGGGGCGTGGCAGGAGTTTGCCGAATATGCCCCTACCCCGTTCAATCTGACTCCGCCCGGAGGGGGCGATTATCTGGGCGGGCACCGGTACCCGGGCGAGGCCATTACCCTGGAAGCTATCAAGCTCGCGCTCCGTTTTCTGACTCGCCAGATCACCTACGAGGTGCCCCCTCAGAACCTCCACTTCAGCCTTTCGCGTAAGCCGACACACCCCCAAAGTGGCTTCGTGATGACCAACATCCGGCTCATGTCGGAAACCCGATAG
- a CDS encoding HipA domain-containing protein, protein MTRCLACYEPLAVDETDFHAKCSRKMFGTIQVPLLPYSLDTMHELAAEIVRQRVTVTGVQPKLSLDLQRQKGVDRLTLVGLWGQFILKPPYIPYPEMPEVEDLTMHLAAHFGIETVPHALIRLQTGELAYLTRRIDRDRKGRKYAMEDFCQLAEKITADKYKGSMELVGRLVKKHSTQAGLDALTLFEVTVFCFLTGNADMHLKNFSLWQKNGFIALTPAYDLLATKLLLPSDSEELALSMNGRKSRFQLSDWHAFANYLCLTERQQSNIFARFEKRIPESFEWIDKSFLSAQMKTAYKDLLRDRAGRLGLTA, encoded by the coding sequence ATGACACGTTGCTTAGCCTGTTACGAGCCGTTGGCTGTTGATGAAACTGATTTTCATGCAAAATGCAGTCGGAAAATGTTTGGCACTATACAGGTCCCTCTGTTGCCGTATTCGCTGGATACAATGCATGAACTAGCGGCAGAGATTGTTCGGCAGCGTGTAACCGTAACGGGCGTACAGCCAAAATTATCGCTTGATCTGCAACGACAGAAAGGGGTAGATCGCCTGACGTTGGTGGGACTTTGGGGGCAGTTTATTCTCAAGCCGCCCTACATCCCTTACCCGGAAATGCCCGAAGTCGAAGATCTGACTATGCATTTGGCGGCCCACTTTGGTATTGAGACTGTGCCCCACGCGTTAATTCGGCTACAGACGGGAGAGCTGGCTTACCTGACCCGTCGTATCGACCGCGATAGGAAAGGCCGTAAGTATGCTATGGAAGATTTCTGTCAGTTGGCTGAAAAAATTACCGCTGATAAGTATAAGGGTTCTATGGAACTTGTTGGACGATTGGTAAAGAAACACAGTACACAGGCTGGATTAGATGCGCTGACGTTGTTTGAGGTGACGGTGTTTTGCTTTCTAACGGGCAATGCCGATATGCATTTGAAAAATTTTTCGCTTTGGCAGAAAAATGGTTTTATAGCCCTTACGCCAGCCTACGATCTGTTGGCTACAAAGTTACTGTTGCCATCTGACTCCGAAGAACTTGCTTTGTCGATGAATGGGCGAAAGAGCCGTTTTCAACTAAGCGACTGGCACGCCTTTGCCAATTATCTATGCCTCACTGAACGGCAGCAGAGTAACATTTTTGCGCGCTTCGAAAAACGCATCCCCGAAAGTTTTGAGTGGATAGATAAAAGTTTTCTTAGTGCCCAAATGAAAACAGCCTATAAGGACTTGCTCCGCGACCGGGCCGGCCGTTTGGGGCTTACCGCATAA
- a CDS encoding HipA N-terminal domain-containing protein — protein MRQANVYVFNPPILAGQLKEADEGYVFTYDADYLVSDGAMPVSLTLPLAGTPYRSTILFPFFDGLIPEGWLLDIAEQNWKLRPNDRFGLLLACCRDCVGAVSIVSVTSEP, from the coding sequence ATGAGGCAGGCCAATGTGTACGTATTCAATCCGCCTATATTGGCGGGCCAACTGAAAGAAGCCGATGAAGGATACGTGTTTACATACGATGCCGACTATCTGGTAAGTGATGGTGCCATGCCTGTAAGTTTGACTTTACCACTTGCCGGTACGCCTTATCGTAGCACGATATTGTTTCCATTTTTCGATGGTTTGATTCCGGAAGGGTGGTTACTTGATATTGCTGAACAGAACTGGAAGTTACGGCCTAATGACCGTTTCGGTCTGCTGTTGGCCTGCTGTCGCGATTGTGTTGGAGCTGTAAGTATTGTTTCTGTTACCAGTGAGCCATGA
- a CDS encoding helix-turn-helix transcriptional regulator: MKTAISYFVKERRKLFKLTQEDLAQKAGVGLRFVRDLEQGKASLRLDKVNQVLGLFNHEVGPVPTRSSFESEKEIP, from the coding sequence ATGAAAACAGCAATAAGCTATTTTGTAAAGGAGCGCCGAAAACTATTTAAGCTGACACAGGAAGACCTGGCTCAGAAAGCGGGTGTTGGGCTACGCTTCGTGCGTGATCTGGAGCAGGGGAAGGCCAGTTTACGTCTCGATAAAGTCAATCAGGTATTGGGTTTATTCAACCATGAGGTGGGGCCGGTGCCAACTCGGTCTTCATTCGAATCAGAAAAGGAAATACCATGA